TGAAGAACGCGGTTTCGACCGCGGAAGCCGCCAAGGTTCAGGCTTTGAAAGACCTGGCCGATTACAAGAAGACGACGACCGGGGACAATTCCGACAAGGCCAGCATGACGGCCCAAATCACTCAGCTGGGCAAAGAACTCGAATCTCTGAAGGCGGAGCGGCAGAATCGCGAGGCGATGATCATTCAGCTCGAAAAGGAAAAGAACGTCGAGCGGAAGGATCGCGTCGAAGCGGAGCAGAGATTGGCTGGCTTGCAATCGCGCAACCAGAAACTCGCAAATGACTTTGCCGATCTGACGAACAAATATCAATCCATTGAAAAACAGATGGGTAAGTTGGGGCTTTCGAATCCGAGCATTCTGAATAATGATGCTCCGCCGCCGCCGAAGGGAGTCGCTGGCTCAGTGACGGCTGTGAATGATCGCGGTCTCACCGAAATATCCATCGGATCTGATTCGGGAATCAAGGAAGGCAACGAATTGTTCGTGGCCCGGTTTAACGAGAAAAATCCTTCCGCTTCTACGCTACTGGGAACGCTGCGGATCAGCCGTTCGGAGCCGAAGAAAGCCATTGGCTACTTTACTCCTGCAGCGACTTCCAACATCAAGAAGCCGAGCGTGGGGGACACGATTCTGACCTCACTGGCCTCGAAATAATTCAAGTCTTAAGCGATTAATGTTAGTAGAAGCGAACTCTAGTGTTCCCTCGAGTTGAACGAAGCGTCCGACCGTACAAGGGATTTGGACATCGGTATTCTGGAGATACTCCATGGCGAAGGTTAAAGAAACGGTCAAACCGGGTAACGACGTCTATACAGGCTTGCAAGGCCTGACCCTGCTGGCCTCGGTTATCGGATGCGTGCTGTTGGCGCTCGATCTGAATTCCTACGAATCTCGGACTCCGCCGCCGCTGCCCACGCTGCAGATTCCCAGCGCTCAGAAAACGCAGTCGGCCCCGGCGGCTCCGCGTACGGCTTCTCCGGCCGAGAACAAAGACACTCCGGAAACCAAGGACGGAAAGAAAGACGGCGCGATGCGAGAACCGCTTTCTATTCCCGCCGAACCCGGATTGCCAAAATTGCCTTCCACAGTCAGTACTAACTTTCCGGAACCCGCCTTACTTCCCAAATTAATGGATGAGCCGAAGTCGGCCGGGCTCATTCTGCCGGCCAGCGCGACCGAACCTGTCAAGGTGGAAGAACCCAAACCGATAACCGTTCCCCAGCTGAAGCCGATCCCGAATGACGATCCGCCGCTGTCGGTAAAGCCCTACCAGATCCCGAAATAATGAATTTTGGATCTCGCCCAGTTCTGCCCCGCCCACTTAGAATCTCTTCATGACAGAATCGTGGGATGCAGTAGTCATCGGAGCCGGTGCCGCCGGCTTGATGGCGGCCATTGCCGCTTCCGAACGAGGGCGCAGAATTCTGGTCCTCGAAAAAAACCGCAAGCCCGGTGTCAAAATTCTCATGTCCGGCGGTACCCGCTGCAACATTACGCACGATTGCGAAAATCGCGATATTGTCAAAGCGTTTGGTCCCAACGGCTCTTTTCTGCACGCTCCTCTCGCCCACTTCGGCGTTCGGGAAGTCATTCAATTTTTTCAGGGCGAAGGCGTCGCCACCAAAGTCGAAGACACCGGTAAAATTTTTCCGGTCAGCAATAAAGCGGCCGATGTGCTCGAGGCCCTGGTGAAGCGCGTTCAAAGAGTGGGCGCTCAGCTGGCTCTGGAAGAGTCGGTTACCGAGCTGAAAAAAGACAGTTTGGGCTTCGAGATCGTGACCACTCGTCGAACGATGCAAATCCCTAAAGTTTTGCTGACCACCGGCGGGCAATCCTATCCCGGTTGCGGAACCCGAGGTGAAGGGTTTGCATTTGTCAGCCAGTTGGGGCACACGATAGTTCCGCCGAAACCGGCTTTGGTCCCGATTCAAGTCCAGGCCGACTGGGTGGGGGAGCTTCGCGGCATTACTCTTCCCGATGTTTCCCTCAAGGTGCTGGAAAATGGCAAAACACTGAGTTCCCGCCGTTCCGGATTTCTGATGGCCCACTTTGGTTTAACCGGGCCGGCTCCCCTAGATGTTTCCAAGTCGATCAGCCGGCATCCGCAACCCGGTTCGCTCCTATTGGAAATCGATTTTCTACCGGCGATGTCGGAAAATCAGTTCGATGAATTCCTTCAGAAAGAATCTCTGGCTTCGGGGAAGAAGCAGCTTGCCGTGGTGCTCAGCGAACTTCTGCCGCGACGTCTGGCCGATATGAGCCTGCTTCAAACCGGTTTGCAGGTCGATCGCAAGGCCGCGGGGCTGAGCAAGGCCGATCGGCTCAAACTCGTTCAGTGGATCAAGAAATTGCGAATTCCGATTCGGGGTACCCTGGGCTTTGAAAAAGCCGAAGTGACTACGGGTGGCGTGAATCTGAAAGAAGTCGATTCCCGGGATATGCAGAGCAAAATTGTCCCCGGATTGTACCTCGCTGGCGAAATTTTAGATCTCGATGGTCCCATCGGAGGATATAACTTTCAATCGGCGTGGAGCACGGGGCACCTCGCAGGTGCGAATCTCTAAACTCTGACTCATTATGGCAGATTGGATTACCGCTACCGGAGCCGACACCTCGACTTATCGCGGTCTGGATCGGATTTTCGAGTACACCAACTGGGATGGCAAACTCACGCCGACCAATTGCGGCCTGGCCGCCTCTGCGACATATCTGACTCATCTGGGAAAATTTCCTCCCTTGCCGGAGGAGGCCGCCCAGATCATGAACGCTTTGGAAGCGGACCATCCTCCCAACATTTTTTTTGGAAAATTTGGTACCAGCCGGGGCAGAGTCGAGCGAATGTGTGCGGCGTATGGCACCCAGCTGGATTTTTTTGAAGAGGAAGAAACCCTTAGAAATTATCTCGATCAGAATAAACCGGTTATGGTCATGTGTCAGATGCCCGGAAAGCAGATTCTGGGTCTGCATTTTCCCTCCGGGCACTGGATGGTCGCCTATGGTTATGACTCGAACAATATTTTTCTCAGCAATTACGGATCCATGACCTGGCCGGAATTTCGGGAGGTTTGGGATGGTTTCATCCCTGGCCTGATTCGGATGCGGAATATTGGTCTGATAGCGAAGGACTTGAACGTTTCATGAACCACTATGTGACCCATCTGGAAGCGGCAATCGACGGCACGCGGTTACCGTTCGGTCAATTGCACGGAATGCACGCCGGCCGGCCGATTTGGGTGCGGTACGATCTCGAGGCGATTCGCAAAGCGGTGACGCCGGACGAGATAGCCAAGCGACCCCCCAGTCTGTGGCGCTATCGCGAACTCCTTCCGCTTCCAATGGATGTGGAACCGGTGTCGCTGGGCGAAGGTATGTCTCCGCTGCTGAACTGCCCGCGCCTGGCCGAGCATCTGGGGTTAAAGAACCTCTGGGTGAAAGACGAATCGCAGCTACCGACCGGCTCCTTCAAATCCCGGGGAATGACGGCCGCCGTCAGCATGGCCAAGTGGCTTGGTGTGAAGCGGATCGCCTTGCCGACGGCGGGTAATGCCGGAGGTGCGGCCGCAGCCTATGGGGCCCGAGCAGGCTTGGAAGTTTATGTCTTCATGCCCGCCGACACGCCTTCCATCAATCAGATGGAAACGGCGATGTTCGGGGCCAAAGCGTTTCGAGTCAATGGGTTGATCAATGACTGTGGGAAAATAGTCAAAGATCGTTCCGCGGAAATGCAGTGGTTCGATTTTTCCACGCTCAAGGAGCCTTATCGCCTCGAAGGCAAAAAAACGATGGGGCTGGAGATTGCCGAGCAATTTGGCTGGGAATTGCCCGATGTGATTCTTTATCCTACCGGCGGAGGAACAGGCCTGATCGGTATGTGGAAAGCCTTCCAGGAACTGAAAGAACTCGGCTGGTTGAAGTCGAACCAGATGCCCCGCCTGTACAGCTGCCAGGCCGAAGGGTGCGCCCCGATCGCGACGGCCTACGCGAAAGGGGAACGTTTCGCGGAACTGTTCCCGAATGCTCATACCTTGGCCAGCGGTTTAAGAGTGCCGGTGGCCGTGGGAGATTTCATGATTCTGGATGCCATCCGAGCTAGCGGCGGGCAGGCGCTGACTGGATCCGAGGACAGCATATCCCGATGGATGTCAACGGGCGGTCAACTCGAAGGGATCAGTTTCTGCCCGGAAACGGCCATTTGTCTGGATGTTCTGGCCCAGCTACAAGCTCGAGGAGAAGTGAAGCCCAAAGAGCGTGTGGTGGTTTTCAACACCGGCGCGGCCCAGAAGTATCAGGAGGCCTATTCCTTCGAGCTGCCTCTCTATTCACCTCCCGCTTGACTCAGCGGCCCTTACCCGGATAGGTCGCCAGTTCCGTGATCACTTTGTCCATGAAGACATCGTGATCGGCCATAGGAAGTTCCGGGAATAGCTGGCATTCAAAGGCCAGGGCCGTCAAAAGCGTATCTTTGCGGACGTGCCGAAGCAGCTTATCGTAATAGCCCTTGCCATACCCGGCCCGGCCACCGCGTCTATCGAAAGCCACGCCGGGAACCATCACCAGATCGAGCTCATCTGGAGGAAGGTGCTTTTCCGGCAATTTGCGAAGTTCGGGTTTAGGTTCGAGGATCTGGAAAGTGCCTAGGGAGAGTTCTTCCATGCTGGTCAGATGAAAGAGTTCCAGCTCTCCCTGAGCGTTGCACCACGGAACGACAATTCGCTTGCCCGACTCCAGTGCGGCCGGGAGTGCTGCTCGCGTGCGTACTTCGCTGCGGATGGAGATGTAGTACATGACAGTTCTGGCCGTAGCATATTCCGGCTGGTTGAGAAATTTGTTCAGGATGATCGCACTTAAACCGTCTTTGTTCTCCAACTTGTTGCGGGCGGCCTGAGCTGCGTCTCGAAGGATTTGTTTGGCGGAGGGGTCTGCCGCAGCGGTCATATCTATCTCTTAAAGGGAATTGAACGAAGAATTTATAGAGCGCGGGGGAGCACCGAGAGTAAAAGGGTGGATTTTTCGGATTCTCCGCGAACAATGATAATATCTAATCGTACAAAAACCGGTCTCTCTCCCCGGAGTTGAAAAATGGCTCTAACGTCCGCTCAATTGGAAAAGCAGAAGAAAGAAGCAGAAGAACTGCTTTTTGCCGGACCGGAGACTCTCGGGTTCGCCAAAGCACTTTTCTTCGGCCACTTTCATCAGAATCTGATTTTTCCTTATCCCGAACTGAATTCTGAACAGAAACAGATCGTCGAAACGGCCCGCGCCCAGGTGCAGAAATTCGCCGATGAAAAAATCGATGCCCGACAGATCGACAAACTGGCGGATATCCCGCGCAGCGTGATCGATGGTCTGGCGGAACTCGGCGTGCTGGGAATGACTGCACCCAAGGAATTCGGCGGGCGGGAATTCAAACAGCAGGCTTATTGCAAAATCATGGAAATCCTCGGTGGGCATTGTGCTTCCACTGCGGTATTCGTCAATGCCCACCACAGCATTGGAATTCGAGCCTTGTTGCTGTTCGGGACCAAGGAACAGCAGGCTCGCTGGTTGCCCGATCTGGTCAGCGGTAAGAAATTGGCGGCATTTGCTCTGACTGAGCCCAACGCCGGTTCCGATGCCGCTAATGTGCAAACCACTGCTACACCGACAGACGATGGTACCGGTTACGTTCTCAACGGGCAAAAGCGCTATATCACGAACGCGGCCATCGCTCAGGTTCTGACGGTAATGGCACGAACGCCCGTGCCCGGAAAGCCCAACGAATCTCGGATCACGGCCTTCCTGGTCACTCCCGATATGCCCGGTTTTGAAGTTGTGGAAGCCCGGGCGGAGAAGATGGGGATTCGCGGCACGGCGACCGGCAAACTTCGCTTTACGAACATGCGAGTCCCCAAGGAAAACGTTCTGGGTCAGGTCGGCAAAGGGCTGCGCGTGGCGCTGACGGTACTCGATTTCGGTCGTACGACTTTCGGGGCCAGTTGTACCGGAGCGGCCAAAGTGTGCGTTGAAGCTATGACGAAGCACGCCAAGCAGCGCGTGCAGTTCGAACAGACGCTTTCTGAATTCGAGCTGGTGAAGAAGAAAATTGCCTTCGCGGCGGCCCACACTTTTGCCATGGAGGCCATGACTCAGATTTGCGCCGCGTTCATCGATCAGGGTGCGGAAGACTACATGCTGGAGACCGCGATTCTGAAGGTTTTTTCCACGGAACACCTGTGGACGATCGTCTTCGATTGCATGCAAATCTTCGGTGGACAATCCTATTTCTGCAACGAACCGTACGAGCGCTGGATGCGCGATGCTCGCATCAACACTATCGGTGAAGGCGCAAACGAAGTTCTGAAGTCTTTCATCGCCGTGGTCGGTTGCCGGGGTCCGGGGATGCAACTGGATGCGATGCGGAAGAATATGATCAAGCGGCCCTGGGTGGGCCTCACCGATGGCATGAGTTTTGTCGGCTCGCAGATTCGAGATCGAGTGACCCGTCTGGACATTCCGATGCAGAGCTATGCCCTTCGCAATGTGGCTCGGGAACTGGGTTATCGAGTCAAAAAACTGGGTCAGGCGCTGCCCTTTGTCTTCCTTCGAGCCGGTACGGAAGCGAAGTTCCTCGTCAGTCAGTATAACCATGAACGGCTTGCCGATATTGCGATGGATCTTTATGCCAGCAGTTGCGTGCTGAGCCGTCTCGATTATCTCCTTTCTCGAAACGATTCCGATGCCGCCCAAATGGAAGCGGGTAAATACTTCCTGATGCTGGCTTTTGATCGCATCGATCAGAATTTCGTGAATTTGAAACAGAATCACGATGCACAAACCACCCGCACAGCCGACGCCGTGATTCAGAGTTTTAAATAAACTGAATCGGAAGAAGGTTTTTTCAGGCTCTTGGGAAAGGGAAATCGCATGCAACTGGCCAAAGTGCGTCTGAGCACGGGAGAAATTCGCGTTGGAAGTTTAGTTGGGAATAAACTCCAGCTTTTCGCTCCATCTACGCAACTCGGCCTGCTGCTGGCGTCCACGGGTCCGCTGAAAACGGCCCAAGAACTCGAGAAGGCCAGTACTGAGAGCGTATTTGTAACTGATGTTCGGTTTCTGGCACCCGTCGATCATCAGGAAGTCTGGGCGGCCGGTGTGACTTACAAGCGGAGCAAAATTGCCCGCGAAGAAGAGTCGGCGGGGGCGGCCCAGTTTTACGATAAAGTCTATTCCGCGGACCGGCCCGAGCTGTTTCTGAAAGCCATTGCCGAGAAGGTTGTTCCTCCGGGCGAGGGTGTTCGTATCCGCAAGGACAGCAAATGGAATGTCCCCGAGCCGGAATTGACACTGGTCGTTTCGCCATCGAAAAAGATTGTCGGCTATACGATCGGCAACGACATGAGTTCCCGTGATATTGAGGGAGAAAATCCACTCTATTTGCCGCAGGCAAAGATTTACAATCAATCCTGTTCGCTGGGACCGGTGATCACTCTGGCAGAGTCCATGCCCGCACTTTCGGAAGTGACGATCCGCCTGACAATCGAACGGGCCGGGCAAACGGCTTTTGAGGGGAGTACGAGCTTTTCGCAATTCAATCGCACACCGGAAAGTCTGGTGCAATGGCTGACCAAGGAAAACGATTTTCCCCACGGTGTGCTTTTGCTGACGGGTACGGGAATTGTGCCGCCTGATAGCTTTAGTCTGGCCGCCGGGGATGAGGTGTCGATCGAAATCACCGGCATCGGCGTTTTGCGAAATCCGGTGATTTGAAACCTATTTCTTATCTTTCTTGGGCACCGGCAATTTGGGTATCATCCAGCCGGGCACAAAAAGATTATTTTTCTCGGCAATTTTCATGATCGCCCTGGGATATTCGGGCCATTTACCTTCGGCATTTCTCAGCATTTCCAAAGCTTCTTTGCCTTCCGGAGTTCCCTTCTTGGTTTCGATCTCCTCCTCGATAAATCTCTTCACCTCGGCAGGCATTTCACTTTTGGTCGTTGCTTTTACCAAAGGAGCCGGAGGAGTGATTTGCGTTCTCTTGAGGTATTCCGAAACGGCGACAGCAAATTCGGGCCACTGTCCCCGGTAGGGTTCGACATCGTTTTTCCAGCTTTTCTTGGCCGTTTTGTCTTTTTTTTCCACCTCCTCCATCATGGCCAGCAGTTTCGAGGGCAATGCCACACGAAATCGAACCCCATCGTTTGGTCCCGGCAGCAAGGTCCGGTGGCTGAGCATATTTAAGCGAGCTACTAATTCGTATTTCTGAATTTCGTCCCCTTTGCTCGCGGCCTTACTGAGCTCCAGTAATTGGTTCTTCTGAACGAAATTCACTTGGTTGCTGAGGTTAATTACGTAACTGTTCCAGAGTTGCTTGTTGGCTTCCATCGATTCGATGGCGGCCACCATGTAGGCTTCGCTCCAGTGCGTTTGGGCGAAATGCCAGCGTTCTTTGCGGGACTCATCTTCGAGTTTCCATTTTTCCAGTAACGCCAGGCGGTCCTTGGCGTTGGTGGTTGCTTCATACTCTTCGCGATGGGCCTTGGGAAGCGTCTCTAGCCATTCTCGGGATTTCTGTTCCTTGATTGCCGCCAGTCGGAATTCAGAATTCGAGGCGGTAATAAGTGCCCGGTTCTTTTCCGGCATCTGTTGAAGCCAGGAAACGTAGCGTTCCATGATCTTCTCCAAATGCTGTCGTTCCGCGACAGGAAGTTCGAAGAGTTCCTTATCCAGTTTGCGGATCTGTTCCTGCCGTTCGGGCGACAGACTTTGAAAGATCGCCAGTTGCTGCCGGAGATAAAGAGGGTTCAGCGCGGCCGTGGAGTTCGTATCGGGGGCGGGTAAAGCCTCGGTTGCCACGAGAAGTGCCAGGGCGGCCGCCAGTATTCGCCAGGCTCGCATGTACTTGCTCCGTTATTCTTTTTTGACATTCCCGAAGTATTCGGGCGAGTCCAGATCGTGAAGCGTCTGAATATCGTCGACGTACTTGTACAGATGCAGGTGTTCTAAAATTCGCTGTTCGCGGGCCACCTGAGCATCCTTTTCCCGCTCGGCCTGCCTGGCTCTATTTGCCAGCAAAGCGCTCCGTCCGAAAAAGCCGAACGCCAAACCTACTAACACCGCCAAGCTGAAAAGGATGCGCGGAAAAGGTGCCTTGGGAGGAGCGGAAATCGTGGGCACGAAAGGAGCTTCCGATTTCACCGCGGAAGCGAACGGCGGTGAAGTCTTAGTCACCAGAATCGGTTCGATTTTCGAAATCGTCTTCTCGGTGAAGGCTTTCGAAGGCTCCACTTTCGGCAGAGTGTCGAGTAACTCCCAGGTTTTTTTGTAAGCTTTCAGCCGTTCCCGGCTCTTCGCATCCGCCTGCAATCGGGATTCGATTTCCTTCTTCTTCCTGGCATCCAACTCACCATCCAGATAGGCGATCAATTCTTCATCACCTTCATCGGGAAGGCCCTCGGAGTTGGGATTCTGATCATTCTTCATCCGCATCTCCAGTTTCGGGGGCTCGTTCTCCATCCATGTAAATGTAGGGTTGTAAAACTTCCCGCAATTTGGCTCGGGCCCGGCTCAAAAGTGACTTCACTGCCTTGACGGAAAGTTGCATGACTTCGCCAATCTCTTCATAGCTCATTTCCTCGAACTTGTTGAGAATCACGGCGATTTTCTGACGCTCGTTGAGTTCATTCAAGGCTTCCCGAATTCGATCGGTCAGCTCGGTATGCTGAAGATTCTGAGTCGGAGCCGGGTGTCGATTTTGTTCGAGGCGATTTACCGGGGCTAGATTCAGAGCCTGGGAATCCGTGGGACCCAGAGGAACCGTATGTCGCTTCTTCCGGTCCCGGATGGCATTGAGTGCCAGATTATTGGCAATGGTGAACAGCCAAGTGGCAAACTTGGCTTTTGGACGATACTTCTTGCGATTGCGATACACGCGCAGAAAGGCTTCCTGAGCGAGATCCTCGGCTTCCTGTTTGTCCCCCAGAATGTGATACATCACCCCCACGACGCGATGCTGGTACTCCTCCACCAGTTCGCCGAATGCGAGCGGATCATCATCTCGGACGCGCAGCATCAGGCGAATCCCCGGGTCGCGGAGGGCCATCTGTGCGCTGGTGTTACCGATAGGCACGTTTTAGTGTCTCAAATGACAATCGCCAGGGAAAGTAATTCAATCCATCCTACCTTAAAACTCAGGCCTTGGCGAGAGTTTCCAGTTCGACTTTCCGCCGTAACTGACCGCAGGCTGCATCGATATCCGCCCCTTTGCGCTTGCGGACTTTAACGCTGATGCCGGACTGCTTTAGAGCATTAATGAACTGCATTTGAGAATCGGATTGAGGTCTTTGAAAGGGCAAGCCTTCCACTTCGTTCCAGGGGATGAGATTTACGTGGGCTATGCGGCCTCGAAGCAGCGCGGCCAGTTCCCGAGCGTGCAACGTGCTATCGTTCAGCCCGCCCAACAAAATGTACTCGTAGGTGACCTGCCGCCCGGTTTTTTCGACGAAATAATCGCAAGCCGAAAGAATATCCGCGATACCGGTTTTTTCGTTGGTGGGAACTATTTTGGATCGCAGTTCATCATTCGGGGCGTGTAACGAAACGGCCAAGTGGTACTGTTTTCCAGAATCGGCGAGCCGGCGCATCTTGGCCGGCAAGCCCACCGTGGAGATCGTGACATGTCGGGCCCCGATTCCCAAGCCGTCGGGATTCCCGGCGATTTCCAGGGCTTCCAGAAGGTTATCGAGATTCGCCAGAGGTTCCCCCATGCCCATGACGACAATGTGTGTCAACCGCTCCTCGGGGCCTGTGAGATTCCGGAGACGGATCAATTGTTCCAGGATCTCCCCGGAAGTGAGGTTGCGATCCACGCCATTTAATCCGCTGGCACAAAAGACGCATCCCATAGCGCAACCCACCTGCGTGCTGATACAAGCCGTTTTGCGAGGGCTTTCCTGAATCAGCACCGATTCGATGGTGCGATTATCGCGCAATCGAATCAAAAGTTTGTGCGTTCCATCTGTAGCGACGAGATGTTTGTCGATTTTTGTGCTTAATGGCGCAAATTGTTCCGTCAGCAGCGTTCTTAAGTTACGCGGCAATTCGCTCATGCTATCGAAGGACTCGGCCCGCCCGGCTACAATGCCGCGCCGGATCTGCTTCCAGCGCATGCTCGGCTGAGACTGATTTTCGAGCCAACTCCGGAAATCCTCCGGTTTGGTATCGAGAAAAGCCGGCAAAGGTTGCGGGACTACCATGGGAAGAATCGCGTGCATACTTTTACTTTACCCCGCGGAGGCTCAACTTGCCATCGCGAACCCTACCTCTTTTCGGTATAATAGCCGGAACAAACTCTCTGGAGTCGATAGCATGTACCCGCGTACTTTCTCTCTCCTGTTGATTCTCTTCGGTGCCACGCTTCTGACCGCTCAGAACCCGGCCTCCCAGTCCCCGGGGGACTCTTCCGCACCGGCTAAGACTCAGACTCCCCCCGCCAAATCGGGAAACGATAGCGATTCGATGAAGAAGGAGTTTAATCCTCCATCAACCAATTATCCCAAGGATTTGAATGGTCGCGGGCCCGAGTTCTTTGCCCGGGAAGCGCGGGAATCGAATGACC
The genomic region above belongs to Telmatocola sphagniphila and contains:
- a CDS encoding BaiN/RdsA family NAD(P)/FAD-dependent oxidoreductase — its product is MTESWDAVVIGAGAAGLMAAIAASERGRRILVLEKNRKPGVKILMSGGTRCNITHDCENRDIVKAFGPNGSFLHAPLAHFGVREVIQFFQGEGVATKVEDTGKIFPVSNKAADVLEALVKRVQRVGAQLALEESVTELKKDSLGFEIVTTRRTMQIPKVLLTTGGQSYPGCGTRGEGFAFVSQLGHTIVPPKPALVPIQVQADWVGELRGITLPDVSLKVLENGKTLSSRRSGFLMAHFGLTGPAPLDVSKSISRHPQPGSLLLEIDFLPAMSENQFDEFLQKESLASGKKQLAVVLSELLPRRLADMSLLQTGLQVDRKAAGLSKADRLKLVQWIKKLRIPIRGTLGFEKAEVTTGGVNLKEVDSRDMQSKIVPGLYLAGEILDLDGPIGGYNFQSAWSTGHLAGANL
- a CDS encoding C39 family peptidase, producing MADWITATGADTSTYRGLDRIFEYTNWDGKLTPTNCGLAASATYLTHLGKFPPLPEEAAQIMNALEADHPPNIFFGKFGTSRGRVERMCAAYGTQLDFFEEEETLRNYLDQNKPVMVMCQMPGKQILGLHFPSGHWMVAYGYDSNNIFLSNYGSMTWPEFREVWDGFIPGLIRMRNIGLIAKDLNVS
- a CDS encoding threonine synthase, producing MNHYVTHLEAAIDGTRLPFGQLHGMHAGRPIWVRYDLEAIRKAVTPDEIAKRPPSLWRYRELLPLPMDVEPVSLGEGMSPLLNCPRLAEHLGLKNLWVKDESQLPTGSFKSRGMTAAVSMAKWLGVKRIALPTAGNAGGAAAAYGARAGLEVYVFMPADTPSINQMETAMFGAKAFRVNGLINDCGKIVKDRSAEMQWFDFSTLKEPYRLEGKKTMGLEIAEQFGWELPDVILYPTGGGTGLIGMWKAFQELKELGWLKSNQMPRLYSCQAEGCAPIATAYAKGERFAELFPNAHTLASGLRVPVAVGDFMILDAIRASGGQALTGSEDSISRWMSTGGQLEGISFCPETAICLDVLAQLQARGEVKPKERVVVFNTGAAQKYQEAYSFELPLYSPPA
- a CDS encoding 5-formyltetrahydrofolate cyclo-ligase, whose protein sequence is MTAAADPSAKQILRDAAQAARNKLENKDGLSAIILNKFLNQPEYATARTVMYYISIRSEVRTRAALPAALESGKRIVVPWCNAQGELELFHLTSMEELSLGTFQILEPKPELRKLPEKHLPPDELDLVMVPGVAFDRRGGRAGYGKGYYDKLLRHVRKDTLLTALAFECQLFPELPMADHDVFMDKVITELATYPGKGR
- a CDS encoding acyl-CoA dehydrogenase family protein, whose translation is MALTSAQLEKQKKEAEELLFAGPETLGFAKALFFGHFHQNLIFPYPELNSEQKQIVETARAQVQKFADEKIDARQIDKLADIPRSVIDGLAELGVLGMTAPKEFGGREFKQQAYCKIMEILGGHCASTAVFVNAHHSIGIRALLLFGTKEQQARWLPDLVSGKKLAAFALTEPNAGSDAANVQTTATPTDDGTGYVLNGQKRYITNAAIAQVLTVMARTPVPGKPNESRITAFLVTPDMPGFEVVEARAEKMGIRGTATGKLRFTNMRVPKENVLGQVGKGLRVALTVLDFGRTTFGASCTGAAKVCVEAMTKHAKQRVQFEQTLSEFELVKKKIAFAAAHTFAMEAMTQICAAFIDQGAEDYMLETAILKVFSTEHLWTIVFDCMQIFGGQSYFCNEPYERWMRDARINTIGEGANEVLKSFIAVVGCRGPGMQLDAMRKNMIKRPWVGLTDGMSFVGSQIRDRVTRLDIPMQSYALRNVARELGYRVKKLGQALPFVFLRAGTEAKFLVSQYNHERLADIAMDLYASSCVLSRLDYLLSRNDSDAAQMEAGKYFLMLAFDRIDQNFVNLKQNHDAQTTRTADAVIQSFK
- a CDS encoding fumarylacetoacetate hydrolase family protein, which codes for MQLAKVRLSTGEIRVGSLVGNKLQLFAPSTQLGLLLASTGPLKTAQELEKASTESVFVTDVRFLAPVDHQEVWAAGVTYKRSKIAREEESAGAAQFYDKVYSADRPELFLKAIAEKVVPPGEGVRIRKDSKWNVPEPELTLVVSPSKKIVGYTIGNDMSSRDIEGENPLYLPQAKIYNQSCSLGPVITLAESMPALSEVTIRLTIERAGQTAFEGSTSFSQFNRTPESLVQWLTKENDFPHGVLLLTGTGIVPPDSFSLAAGDEVSIEITGIGVLRNPVI
- a CDS encoding anti-sigma factor family protein: MKNDQNPNSEGLPDEGDEELIAYLDGELDARKKKEIESRLQADAKSRERLKAYKKTWELLDTLPKVEPSKAFTEKTISKIEPILVTKTSPPFASAVKSEAPFVPTISAPPKAPFPRILFSLAVLVGLAFGFFGRSALLANRARQAEREKDAQVAREQRILEHLHLYKYVDDIQTLHDLDSPEYFGNVKKE
- a CDS encoding RNA polymerase sigma factor — its product is MPIGNTSAQMALRDPGIRLMLRVRDDDPLAFGELVEEYQHRVVGVMYHILGDKQEAEDLAQEAFLRVYRNRKKYRPKAKFATWLFTIANNLALNAIRDRKKRHTVPLGPTDSQALNLAPVNRLEQNRHPAPTQNLQHTELTDRIREALNELNERQKIAVILNKFEEMSYEEIGEVMQLSVKAVKSLLSRARAKLREVLQPYIYMDGERAPETGDADEE
- the rlmN gene encoding 23S rRNA (adenine(2503)-C(2))-methyltransferase RlmN yields the protein MHAILPMVVPQPLPAFLDTKPEDFRSWLENQSQPSMRWKQIRRGIVAGRAESFDSMSELPRNLRTLLTEQFAPLSTKIDKHLVATDGTHKLLIRLRDNRTIESVLIQESPRKTACISTQVGCAMGCVFCASGLNGVDRNLTSGEILEQLIRLRNLTGPEERLTHIVVMGMGEPLANLDNLLEALEIAGNPDGLGIGARHVTISTVGLPAKMRRLADSGKQYHLAVSLHAPNDELRSKIVPTNEKTGIADILSACDYFVEKTGRQVTYEYILLGGLNDSTLHARELAALLRGRIAHVNLIPWNEVEGLPFQRPQSDSQMQFINALKQSGISVKVRKRKGADIDAACGQLRRKVELETLAKA